One Skermanella pratensis genomic window, ACGGCCAACCGCCGCGCCCGTTGATCTGCAAATGCTTCTCAAACTCGCTTGACAGGCGCGGCGTGTCCGAACATGGTGCCGGGCGTTGCGAACGCATCTCATTCACGCCGGCCTGTCGAGGGAAACCGATGAAACTCTTCACTCGCGGTACGCTTGCCGCCACTTTCGGCGCCGTCATGCTGGGCACGGCCTTCGCCGCCCAGGCTGCCGAGGTCAACGTCTATTCGTCGCGCCACTACGACACCGACAAGGCGCTCTACACGAACTTCACCCAGCAGACCGGCATCAAGGTCAACATCATCGAAGGCAAGGACGATGAGCTGATCGAGCGCATCCGGACCGAGTCCGGCAACAGTCCGGCCGACATCCTGATCACCGTCGATGCCGGCCGCCTGTGGCGCGCCCAGAACGCCGACATCCTGCAGCCGACCAAGTCCCCGGTGCTGGAGCAGGCCGTCCCGGCCCACCTGCGCGAGCCGTCCGGCCTGTGGTTCGGCCTGACCAAGCGTGCGCGCGTCATCATCTACAACAAGGCGGCGGTCAAACCGGCCGACCTGTCGACCTACGAGGACCTGGCCGACCCGAAGTGGAAGGGCCGCCTGCTGATCCGCTCCTCGACCAACGTCTACAACCAGTCGCTGGCCGGCTCCATGCTGGCCGCCCACGGCGAGAAGAAGACGGAGGAGTGGGCCCGCGGCATCGTCGCCAACTTCGCGCGCGCTCCCCAGGGCGGTGACAGCGACCAGATCAAGGCGGTCGCCGCCGGCGAGGGCGACATCGCGGTCAGCAACACCTATTACTTCGGCCGCATCGCCGGGTCGAGCAAGCCCGAGGACAAGGCCATCGCGGAGAAGGTCGGCGTCTTCTTCCCCAACCAGGGCGACCGCGGCACCCACGTCAACATCAGCGGCGCCGGCGTCCTGAAGAACGCCCCGAACCGTGAGAACGCCGTCAAGTTCCTGGAATATCTCGTCAGCCCGCAGGCCCAGAAGATCTTCGCCGAAGGCAACTACGAGTACCCGGTCCTGAAGCAGGCGGAACAGTCGCCGGTCATCGCCTCCTGGGGCTCCTTCAAGGAGGACGAGCTGAACGCCTCCGTGTTCGGCAAGAACAACGAGGAAGCCCTCAAGATCATGGACCGCGCCGGCTGGAAGTGAGCTGGCGGTCCGGCGGCGGCCACCTGAAACCGTAGGTTGGCCTTCGCCCGTCAGGGCGAACGCCGACGGCGGACTCCAACGTTACCGCATGCTGTCGGCGCTGGCGCTGCGGACCAGGGCCGACTTACGAAACGTGAATCCGATCATCCCTCAGGGCGCGACCACGGTTCGGTCGCGCCCTGTCGCTTTGGCCTGGTACAGCGCGCGGTCGGCCCGCCCCAGGGCATGCTCGATGCTGGCGTCCTCGAACCGGCAACCGGCCACGCCCATGCTGACCGTGATGCCGAAGGCGGTGCCGTCGTCGGCGCCGACCTCCAGGTCGGCCAGGTTCCGGCGGACCCGCTCCGCGATCCGCAGGGCATCCTGGTCCGTGGCATCCACCAGCAGGAGCGCGAACTCCTCCCCGCCGAGGCGGCCGACCAGGTCGGTGTCGCGCAGCATGCAGCGGCAGCTCTTGACCAGCAGGATCAGCGCCGCGTCGCCCGCGGCATGGCCGTGGGAGTCGTTCACCCGCTTGAAATGGTCGACGTCGAGCATGACCAGAGACACCGGCCCGCCGTAGCGCCGCAAGCGGGCGAGTTCGAGTTCGGCCCGTTCCATGAAATGCCGCCGGTTGGCGGCGCCGGTCAGCGCGTCGGTAGTGGCGAGCCGGACCAGTTCCTCCTGCGCGCGGCGGCGGTCCGTAGTGTCCCGCACGACGGCGGTGAAAAGCTGCCCTCCCGGCGAAGGGAAATGCGAGATGGAGACCTCGGCAGCGAACTCGGTACCATCGCGGCGCAACCCCGTCACCGCCGGACGCTCGGTCATGGCGCTGGAGCCCGGACCAGTGCCGGCGAACTGCCCGACATGGTGCCGGTGCGCCTCGCGTGCCCGTTCCGGCAGCAGCAGGTCGAGCGGCTGGCCCAGGACCTCGTCCGCCCGGTAGCCGAACAGGCGTTCGGCCGCCGGGTTGAACAGCGAGATGCGATGGCTCCCGTCGATCACCACGATGCCGTCATGAGCCAGTTCGATGATCCCCTTCAGGCGCTCCTCCGACAGGCGGACGCGCTCCTCGAGGGACCGGCGCGTGATCGCGTAGCGAATCGCCCGCCGGATGGTCCCGCCCTCGAACTGTCCCTTGACCAGAAAATCCTGCGCGCCGGCCTTGACCGCCTCGACCGCGAAATCGGCATCGTCGAAGCCGGTCAGGACGATCAGCGGCAGGTGCGACGCCCGGGCGCGGATGTTGCTGATCGTGCCGAACCCCTGGCTGTCGGGCAGCGACAGGTCGAGCAGGACCACGTCGGTGGTGCCGGCCGCCAGCCGCTCGGCCGCGGCTCCGAGGGAGCCGACATGGTCGACGACGAAGCGGTTCTCCTCCTCGCCAAGCAGTTCACGCACGAGGCGCGCATCGCCGGGATTGTCCTCGACCAGCAGGACCTGGATGGGCAGCATCTCGGGCATTCCGAACCGGGACGGGATCAGCCGGAAGGCAGCCGGACGGCGGTCAACCAGAAGTCCTTCAGCAGGGTGAGCATCCTGATGAAATCCTCAAGCTCGACCGGCTTGGTCAGGAAGCAGTTGGCGTGCCGGCTGTAGGCCCGCTGGACGTCGGAATGGACGTCCGAGGTGGTCAGGATGATGACCGGCAGATCGGTAAGGCCAGGGTCGGCGCGGATGTCTTCCAGCACCTCCCAGCCGTCCTTCCTCGGCATGTTGAGATCGAGCAGCAGCAGGTCCGGGCGAGGCACCCCTTCGTAGGGGCTCTCCCGGCGCAGGAAGGCCATGGCCTCGACCCCGTCCTCGACGCGGTGCAGCTTCGCCAGGAACCTGCCCTCCTTCATGACTTCCTCGACCAGCCGCGCGTCCGCCGGGTTGTCCTCGGCGAGGAGGATGTTCAGGCCATGGGAGTACTGATGCACGCTGAAGCCCCGATCCGGCGGTGAGCAAGGGAAATCCTTATGACGCCGCCGGTTCCGCGACAAGCTCGGCGCGAGGCCCGTGGTCATCCGCCGCAGCCGCGGGAAGGGTGAAGGAGAAGACCGAGCCGGAGCCGGGCACCGACGACACGGACATGGTCCCACCGTGGCGTTCGACGATCTTCCGGCAGATCGCCAGCCCGATGCCGGTGCCGGGATGGACCTGGTGGGTGTGCAGACGTTCGAACACCATGAAGATCCGGTCGAAATACCGGGCTTCGATCCCGATGCCATTGTCCGAGACCGAGAACTCCCAGGCGGAGCCGACCGGCTTGACGCCGATGCCGATCTTCAGGTCGCGGTCGGGCGCCCGGTACTCGATCGCGTTCGCCAGCAGGTTCCGGAAGATCTCGGTGATCTGGCGGGCATCTCCCGGCAGACGGGGGGCGTGGTCCGGCAGGTCTATGGTGGCGCCGATCGCGTGGACGATGTCCTTCATCCCGTTCGCGGCTTCCCGGATGCAGGCACCGGTGTCGGCCAGCGACGCCGGGGGGTCGCTCCGCTCGATCAGGGAATAGCGAAGCAGATCCTGGATCAGGCACTTCATGCGCACGCTGCTCTCGACGATGAATCCCAGGAAATCGTCGGCATCCTTGTCGAGCCGCCCGGAATAGCGGCGGACCAGGAGGTTGGCGTAGCTGACCATGATCCGGAGCGGCTCCTGAAGGTCGTGGGCCGCCACCTCGGCGAAGCGCGCCAGCTCGACGTTGGAACGTTCCAGCTTCTCGACCGTCCGGCGCAGCCGGTTCTCGATGACCTTCTGGTCGGAGATGTCCTGCGCCACGCCCCGGAATCCGGTGACATGTCCGTCCGCATGCAGGATCGGGATGCCGCTTATCCACAGCCACACCGTCCTGCCGTCCTTGCCGATGCAGCGGAACTCCTCGTGGCGGAACGGGTGTGCCGTGGCGGCGCGGTTGCGCAGCATGGCCGTCATGCGGGCGCCGTCCTCCGGCGCCATCATGTCGATCATGGCGCAATGCAGGAGCTCCGCCGGGCTGTGCCCCAGCACGTCCTGGACCCGGTCGCTGGCGAAGGTGTACCGGCCGGCGATGTCGCTTTCCCAGATGAACTCCCCGGCCATGCCGACGATGTCCTGGAAGCGCCGGTTGCTCTCCCGCAGGTTGTTTTCGATCTCGATCCGCTGGGTCAGGTCGTGGGTGACCACGGAAAAGCCCAGCAGGCGCCCCTCGCCGCCGCCCCGGAACTCCTTCCGGCCGTCCTCCCGGATGCCGGCGATGGTGGTGACGGAGGGGAACCGCGACCCGTCCCGGCGCAGATGCCAGCGTTCGGCCGAGTGCCGGCCCTGCTCGCGCGCGACGGCGAGTTCGACGTCGGGCACGCCGGCCAGGGCGGCGTCGGGCAGGAAGAACAGCCGGTAGTGCTGGCCGATGATCTCTTCCGCCCCGTAGCCCACGATGCGCCGGGCGCCGTTGCTCCAGCTCGCGATCGTGCCGTCGGGTCCCAGCATGTAGATGGCGTAGTCCTCGACGCTGTCCACCAGCATCGATTGGCGGCATTCGCTGACCAGGACGGTCTCGCGCGCGGCGGCCACTTCACGGCGGAGGTTGATCGGGTCGCGCACCAGCCGCCAGACCGCGAACCCGCAGGCGGCGGCCAGCAGCCCGCCGAGCAGACGCAGGCTGGCGCTGTAGGGCGACTGGCTGGACCAGCCGCCGCGCGGCAGCGCGCCCAGCTGCCAAGTCCCGTTGGGCAGGGTGATGTCGGCCAGCACCGGGGCTTCCCCGAACAGTTCGGGCCGCCCCAGGAAGACCTCCCCCGACGCGCCCAAGCCGTCCCGGCCGCGCATGGCGAATTCGACCGATTCGCCCCCGGCGTCCGCCACCCCCGCTTCGCGCAGGATGGTCTCCACGTCGATGATGATGACCGCCAGCCCCCACACCTTGCCGCGGGGGGTGCCCTGGATGGCCGCCGTCGCGTTGTCGGGCAGCACAACGGGCAGCCGCCCGACCACGGCGACGCCGCCTTGCAGCAGGGGCACCGGCCCCTGGATCAGGAAGCGCCGCTTGCCGAGCACCTCCATGATGGCGCCCCGCCGGTTCGGATCGGCCAGCAGGTCGTGGCCGATCGCCTGCTCGTTGCCGGCCAGCGGATAGAAATGCGTCGCGACCGCGTTGCGCGCCAGCGCCAGGCTGCGCACGCCGGTGATTCCTTCCGCGGCGGCGGCGGCGGCCTCCTCGAACTCGGTCTGGGTCAGGTCCGGGTTGCTGCGGACCAGCGCCACCAGGCTCCGCACCAGGAAAAGGCGGGCGTTGAGCGACTGTTCGACCCGGGCGCGGATCGCCGCCGCCTGTCCGGTCACCCCGGCGGCGGTCTGCTCGGCATAGCGCCGCCCATCCGCCGCGTCCACCAGGAACACGCCGCCGAGGACCAGCAGCACGACCAGCGCGGCCGCCATCTCCGGCAGCAGGCTCTCCAGGCGCGCTCGCCTCATGGGACGGTCCGCCGGTCCGCGCGCCCGGTCGGCGGGGCGCCGGACCCGCGACCGACCGCAGGTAGCTTCGACCGTCCATCCATTATGATGACCCTCCCGATGCGCCCCGCAGCGGACCTGCGCCAGCATCCGCCGCGGGCAGGAAATGCCTGCGACGGCGAACGATTCGTACCATCACCATAACGGGCGCAACGATCTGGAAAGCGCGACTTATTGTCCGGATCGGCGGTCATCATTCAAATGTTAAGCAGCACCCGGCCTAGCTGGCGCAACCCAGTCACCACAGGGCATCCGGGGTCTATCCTGAACTGCGGAACATTGAAACGGCATGCCGCCTCGGCTGTGGCGATCGCCGCCCTGGCCATCATGGCAGCCATCATGGCCAGGGCCGGGGCGCCGCCGTCGACCGTCGCCGTGGCGGGTGCCGCCGGGGCGATCCTCCTGGCGCTCCTGCACCGGATCGACCGGTTGGCCGGAACCGGGCGCGCGCTGGCGGAGCAGCTGCGCCTGCAGCAGGGGGCGATCGACGCGGCCTCGCGCGACGACACCGAGCGCAAACGGGCGGAAGCCGCGCTGCGCGACCAGGTGGCGTTCCTCTCCACCCTGCTCGACACCATTCCCAGCCCGATCTATTACAAGGACGCGGCCGGCGTCTATGTCGGCTGCAACCGGGCTTTCGCGGCGATCCACGGCCGTACGGTGGACGAGGTGGTCGGGCGGCGCGCGTCGGACCTGATGGGGCCGGGCCTCGCCGGACTGGACGACAACACCGATATCTGCCTGGCGGCCCTGGAAGACCCGTTCCAGGTCTATGAGACCCAGATCGACTTCGCCGACGGATCGCGCCACGACATCCTGTTCTCCAAGGCGCTGTACCGGCAATCCGATGGGTCCGTCGGCGGCCTGGTCGGCGTGATGAGCGACACCACCGACCGGACCCGGCACGAGCAGCAGATCGCCGACGCGCGCGACCGGATGGCCCGGCAGGCGGAGGAACTGAAGCGCTCCAACGCCGAGCTGGAACAGTTCGCCTATGTCGCCTCCCATGACCTGCGCGAACCGTTGCGCATGGTCACCAGCTACCTGTCGCTGCTCCAGCGCCGCTACGGCGACAGGCTGGACGACGACGCCCGGGACTTCATCGGCTTCGCCCGCGACGGCGCCACGCGGATGGACCGGCTGATCCTGGACCTGCTGGAATATTCACGGGTCGGCCGGCGCTCCAAGCCGATGGCGCCGACTCCGGTCGCCGACGTGATCGTGGCGGCCCGACACAATCTTCAGGTGGCGCTTGCCGAGAGCGCCGCCGTGCTCCGGATGCCGCCCGATCTGCCCGTGGTGCCGGCCGACGACAACGAGCTGACGCGGCTCTTCCAGAACCTGATCGGCAACGCGGTGAAATACCGCTCTCCCGGCAGGGTGCCGGAAATCTCGATCGACTGGGCCGACGAGCCAGGCTGCTGGCGCTTCGGCGTGACCGACAACGGCCTCGGCATCGCGGCGGAGCATTTCGACCGCATCTTCATGGTGTTCCAGCGGCTCCACGGCCGCGGCGACTACGACGGCACCGGCATCGGCCTCGCGATCTGCCGCAAGATCGTCGAGCACCATGGCGGCCGGATCTGGGTCACCTCCGAACTGGGCCGCGGCAGCACTTTCCACTTCACCTTGGCGAAACCGGCGGAGTGAGCACCCGGAACCGGCGTCAGCGCACGCCGTCGAGGAAGATCGCTACCACCCCCTGGACATGGCGGTCCATCTCCTCCGGCGTCGCCAGTTCGGACGGCCGCAGCAGCATCTTCAGGTACTGGTCGCCGTGCAGCAGCCCCATGAAGGTGGCGGCCGCCTGCTCGGCGTCGGCGATACGCAACTCGCCGCGCGCCGTCGCCGACCCCAGGTAATCGGCGAGGATGCCCTTGATGACGGCCGGGCCGCCCTTGAGGAAGGCGTCGATCGCCCTGGGCAGCTGGTCGGCGTTGGCGATCAGCAGGCGCATGATCTTCGGGCTGTCCGGGGACAGGATGCCCTGGACGAAGTTCATGCCGAAATCCGTCAACGCCCGCTCGGGATCGCCGTCACGGAACGGTATGTTTCGGAAGCGCTCGACGAACTCCTCGCATTTCAGGGTGATCACGGTCTCGAACAGGCCGTCCTTGTCGCCGAACGCCTCGTAGAGGGTCGACCGCGATCCGCCCGACAGGGCGATGATGTCGGCCAGCGTGGTCCGCTCGAACCCCTTCTCCAGGAACAGCGTCCAGGCGGCGTCCAGTATGGCGCGGCGCCGGGCGTCCCCTCGCGGCCCGCACATCTTGAAACATCCCGCCAGCGTCATGAGCGCACCCCAGTGCTCCGCCCCCTATGCACCATCTCGCGCCCTGCCATTCAGCATCCTCCGATCAGACAGACTTGTTCTTTGCACCTGCGCACTATACTGTATCGTACAGTACAGAGCCGGCCGGTTCAATGCGGGTGTGCGTCCTGCCGCCCCACCAGGTGGTTTCTTCAAGAAAAACAGACAGGTCATGGGGCTGCGATGATGAATTTCTGGTCAGTCAGAAACTCTTCGATTGCCGTTGCGATGCTTTTTCTCGCGACGGGGTGTGATGACACGGGCGCCGTTGCCCAACAGGGGGCCCAACAGGGCGGCCAGGGCCGCCCGCCGGCGGAGGTGGGTGTCGTCACGCTGCAGCCGCAGTCGGTCGATGTCACGACGGAACTGCCGGGACGGACCACGGCGGCGCGGCTGGCCGAGGTCAGGCCGCAGGTCAACGGGATCATCCAGAAGCGCCTGTTCGAGGAAGGCGCGGAGGTCAAGGCGGGGCAGCAGCTCTACCAGATCGACCCCGCCCCCTACCAGGCGTCGCTCGACACCGCCAAGGCCGAGCTCCAGCGCGCCGAGGCGGCGGCCAAGTCGGCCCGGACCAAGGCGTCCCGCTACCGCGACCTGGTCAAGTCGCGCGCCGTCAGCCAGCAGGACTACGACGACATCGCGGCGACCCTGCTGGAGAACGAGGCCCAGGTCGCCTCGGCCAAGGCGGCGATCCGGACGACCCAGATCAACCTCGACTACACCAAGGTCGCCTCGCCGATCTCCGGCCGGATCGGCCGCTCGACCGTGACCGAGGGCGCCCTGGTCACCGCCAACCAGACCCAGGCGCTGGCGACGGTCACCCAGCTCGACCCGATCTACGTGGACGTGACCCAGTCCAGCGCCGAGATGTTCCGCCTGCGCCAGGCGGTCAGCCGCGGCGCCATCCAGAGCGTCGAAGGCAAGGCGCCGGTCACCCTCCTGGTCGGCGGGTCGGACGATGCTCCCTACCCGCACCGGGGCGAACTCCAGTTCTCGGAGGTCAGCGTGGACGAGTCGACCGGCTCGGTCCGTCTGCGCGCCGTCTTCCCGAACCCGAACCAGGACCTCCTGCCGGGCCTGTTCGTCCGGGCCAAGGTCAACTGGGGCGCCGCCGAGAACGTCTTCATGGTGCCGCAGCAGGCGGTGGTCCGGCGCCCCGACGGCAGCGCCTTCGTCTGGGCAGTCGGCCAGGACGGCAAGGCCGCCCAGAAGACCGTGAGCGCGGAGCGGGCGATCGGCGACAAGTGGCTGGTCACCCAGGGCGTCGCCCCCGGCGACCGGGTCGTCGTCGAAGGCATCCAGAAGGTGGCGCCCGGCGCCCAGGTCAACGCGGTGGCGCTCGACGCCGGCCAGCCGGGCGCGGTCGCCCAGGCGGAAGACGCCCGGTAAGGGCGGAGCCCAGATCACGGAACCATCATGTCAAAATATTTCATCGACAGGCCGGTCTTCGCCTGGGTGATCGCGATCGTGATCATGCTGGCGGGCGGCCTCAGCATCCTGGGGCTGCCGATCGAGCAGTACCCCTCGATCGCCCCTCCGTCCATCCGCATCAACGCGACATATCCGGGCGCCTCGGCCCAGACGCTGGAAGGCACGGTGACCCAGGTCATCGAGCAGCAGATGAACGGTCTCGACCATCTGCGCTACATCTCGTCCAACAGCGACAGCTCCGGCACCGCCCAGATCACCCTGACCTTCAACCCGGAGGCCGACCCCGACATCGCGCAGGTGCAGGTGCAGAACAAGCTGCAGCTCGCCATGCCGCGCCTGCCGCAGGAGGTGCAGCAGCAGGGCGTCCAGGTCACCAAGGGCAACAACACCTTCCTGATGGTCATGGGGTTCGTGTCGTCGGACGGCACGATGCCCCAGGACGACATCGCCGACTTCGTCGCTTCCAGCGTCCAGGACCCGATCAGCCGGGTGACCGGCGTCGGCACCGTGACCCTGTTCGGCGCCCAGCACGCCATGCGCATCTGGCTCGACCCGAACAAGCTGATCAGCTACGGCCTGACCACGACCGACGTGGTGAGCGCCATCACCGCGCAGAACGCCGAGGTGTCGGCCGGCCAGCTCGGCGGCGCCCCGGCGACGCCGGGCCAGCAGCTCAACGCCACCATCATCGCCCAGACCCGGCTCCAGACGCCGGAGGAGTTCAGCCGCATCCTGGTCCGGGTGAACACCGACGGTTCCCAGATCCGCCTGTCCGACGTGGCCCGGGTCGAGGTCGGGGCCGAGAACTTCACCACCGTCGCGCGCTACAACGGCAAGCCGGCCGCCGGCATGGGCATCAGCCTGGCGACCGGGGCCAACGCGCTGGACACCGCCGCCGCGGTGCGGGCGCGGATCGAGGAGCTGAAGCCCTTCTTCCCGGCCGGCGTCGAGGTCGTCTATCCCTACGACACGACCCCCTTCGTCAAGCTGTCGATCGAGGGCGTGGTGCATACGCTGCTGGAGGCGATCGTCCTCGTCTTCGCCATCATGTACCTGTTCCTCCAGAACTTCCGGGCGACGCTGATCCCGACCATCGCGGTCCCGGTGGTGCTGCTGGGGACCTTCGGCGTGCTGGCGGCGGCGGGCTTCACCATCAACACGCTGACCATGTTCGCCATGGTGCTGGCGATCGGCCTGCTGGTCGACGACGCCATCGTCGTGGTCGAGAACGTCGAGCGCGTCATGGCGGAGGAAGGCCTTTCGCCCAGGGAGGCGACCCGGAAATCCATGGGTCAGATCACCGGCGCGCTGATCGGCATAGCACTGGTCCTGTCCGCCGTGTTCGTCCCCATGGCCTTCTTCGGCGGCTCGACCGGCGCCATCTATCGCCAGTTCTCGCTGACCGTGGTGTCGGCCATGGTGCTGTCGGTGGTGGTGGCGCTGGTCCTGACGCCCGCCCTCTGCGCCACCATGCTGAAGCCGGTCAAGGGCCACGGCCAGCCGCGCAAGGGCTTCTTCGGCTGGTTCAACCGCAGCTTCGACCGCGGCAACGTCCGGTACCAGCGGGGCGTCGGCCACATGATCCACCGGCGCGGCCGGTACCTGCTGATCTACCTGCTGATCGTCGCCGGCCTGGGCGTCCTGTTCGTCCGCCTGCCCGCCGCCTTCCTGCCCAACGAGGACCAGGGCATCCTGCTGACTCAGATGGCCCTGCCACCCGGCGCCACGCTGGAACGCACGCTGGAGACCGTCGAGGCGGTCGAGCGCCACTACCTCGAGGACGAGAAGGACTACGTCAACGGCATCTTCGCGGTCGCCGGCTTCAGCTTCAGCGGCCGGGGCCAGAACACCGCCATCGCCTTCGCCAACCTGAAGGACTGGGAAGTCCGCGGCAGCGACGAGGGCGCCGTCAGCGCCATCGCCGCGCGCGCCATGGCCTCGCTGTCCCGGGTCCGCGACGCCATGATCTTCGCCTTCACCCCGCCTGCCATCATCGAGCTGGGCAACGCCACCGGCTTCGACATGCAGCTGGTCGATCGCGGCGGCCTGGGCCACGAGGCGCTGATGCAGGCGCGCGGCCAGATTCTCGGCCTGGCGGCGCAGAACCCGTCGCTGGTCGGCGTGCGGCCGAACGGACTGGACGACAATCCACAGTTAAGGATCG contains:
- a CDS encoding Fe(3+) ABC transporter substrate-binding protein, which gives rise to MKLFTRGTLAATFGAVMLGTAFAAQAAEVNVYSSRHYDTDKALYTNFTQQTGIKVNIIEGKDDELIERIRTESGNSPADILITVDAGRLWRAQNADILQPTKSPVLEQAVPAHLREPSGLWFGLTKRARVIIYNKAAVKPADLSTYEDLADPKWKGRLLIRSSTNVYNQSLAGSMLAAHGEKKTEEWARGIVANFARAPQGGDSDQIKAVAAGEGDIAVSNTYYFGRIAGSSKPEDKAIAEKVGVFFPNQGDRGTHVNISGAGVLKNAPNRENAVKFLEYLVSPQAQKIFAEGNYEYPVLKQAEQSPVIASWGSFKEDELNASVFGKNNEEALKIMDRAGWK
- a CDS encoding GGDEF domain-containing response regulator, which codes for MLPIQVLLVEDNPGDARLVRELLGEEENRFVVDHVGSLGAAAERLAAGTTDVVLLDLSLPDSQGFGTISNIRARASHLPLIVLTGFDDADFAVEAVKAGAQDFLVKGQFEGGTIRRAIRYAITRRSLEERVRLSEERLKGIIELAHDGIVVIDGSHRISLFNPAAERLFGYRADEVLGQPLDLLLPERAREAHRHHVGQFAGTGPGSSAMTERPAVTGLRRDGTEFAAEVSISHFPSPGGQLFTAVVRDTTDRRRAQEELVRLATTDALTGAANRRHFMERAELELARLRRYGGPVSLVMLDVDHFKRVNDSHGHAAGDAALILLVKSCRCMLRDTDLVGRLGGEEFALLLVDATDQDALRIAERVRRNLADLEVGADDGTAFGITVSMGVAGCRFEDASIEHALGRADRALYQAKATGRDRTVVAP
- a CDS encoding response regulator gives rise to the protein MHQYSHGLNILLAEDNPADARLVEEVMKEGRFLAKLHRVEDGVEAMAFLRRESPYEGVPRPDLLLLDLNMPRKDGWEVLEDIRADPGLTDLPVIILTTSDVHSDVQRAYSRHANCFLTKPVELEDFIRMLTLLKDFWLTAVRLPSG
- a CDS encoding PAS domain S-box protein; protein product: MRRARLESLLPEMAAALVVLLVLGGVFLVDAADGRRYAEQTAAGVTGQAAAIRARVEQSLNARLFLVRSLVALVRSNPDLTQTEFEEAAAAAAEGITGVRSLALARNAVATHFYPLAGNEQAIGHDLLADPNRRGAIMEVLGKRRFLIQGPVPLLQGGVAVVGRLPVVLPDNATAAIQGTPRGKVWGLAVIIIDVETILREAGVADAGGESVEFAMRGRDGLGASGEVFLGRPELFGEAPVLADITLPNGTWQLGALPRGGWSSQSPYSASLRLLGGLLAAACGFAVWRLVRDPINLRREVAAARETVLVSECRQSMLVDSVEDYAIYMLGPDGTIASWSNGARRIVGYGAEEIIGQHYRLFFLPDAALAGVPDVELAVAREQGRHSAERWHLRRDGSRFPSVTTIAGIREDGRKEFRGGGEGRLLGFSVVTHDLTQRIEIENNLRESNRRFQDIVGMAGEFIWESDIAGRYTFASDRVQDVLGHSPAELLHCAMIDMMAPEDGARMTAMLRNRAATAHPFRHEEFRCIGKDGRTVWLWISGIPILHADGHVTGFRGVAQDISDQKVIENRLRRTVEKLERSNVELARFAEVAAHDLQEPLRIMVSYANLLVRRYSGRLDKDADDFLGFIVESSVRMKCLIQDLLRYSLIERSDPPASLADTGACIREAANGMKDIVHAIGATIDLPDHAPRLPGDARQITEIFRNLLANAIEYRAPDRDLKIGIGVKPVGSAWEFSVSDNGIGIEARYFDRIFMVFERLHTHQVHPGTGIGLAICRKIVERHGGTMSVSSVPGSGSVFSFTLPAAAADDHGPRAELVAEPAAS
- a CDS encoding sensor histidine kinase, coding for MKRHAASAVAIAALAIMAAIMARAGAPPSTVAVAGAAGAILLALLHRIDRLAGTGRALAEQLRLQQGAIDAASRDDTERKRAEAALRDQVAFLSTLLDTIPSPIYYKDAAGVYVGCNRAFAAIHGRTVDEVVGRRASDLMGPGLAGLDDNTDICLAALEDPFQVYETQIDFADGSRHDILFSKALYRQSDGSVGGLVGVMSDTTDRTRHEQQIADARDRMARQAEELKRSNAELEQFAYVASHDLREPLRMVTSYLSLLQRRYGDRLDDDARDFIGFARDGATRMDRLILDLLEYSRVGRRSKPMAPTPVADVIVAARHNLQVALAESAAVLRMPPDLPVVPADDNELTRLFQNLIGNAVKYRSPGRVPEISIDWADEPGCWRFGVTDNGLGIAAEHFDRIFMVFQRLHGRGDYDGTGIGLAICRKIVEHHGGRIWVTSELGRGSTFHFTLAKPAE
- a CDS encoding TetR/AcrR family transcriptional regulator — translated: MCGPRGDARRRAILDAAWTLFLEKGFERTTLADIIALSGGSRSTLYEAFGDKDGLFETVITLKCEEFVERFRNIPFRDGDPERALTDFGMNFVQGILSPDSPKIMRLLIANADQLPRAIDAFLKGGPAVIKGILADYLGSATARGELRIADAEQAAATFMGLLHGDQYLKMLLRPSELATPEEMDRHVQGVVAIFLDGVR
- a CDS encoding efflux RND transporter periplasmic adaptor subunit, translated to MGVVTLQPQSVDVTTELPGRTTAARLAEVRPQVNGIIQKRLFEEGAEVKAGQQLYQIDPAPYQASLDTAKAELQRAEAAAKSARTKASRYRDLVKSRAVSQQDYDDIAATLLENEAQVASAKAAIRTTQINLDYTKVASPISGRIGRSTVTEGALVTANQTQALATVTQLDPIYVDVTQSSAEMFRLRQAVSRGAIQSVEGKAPVTLLVGGSDDAPYPHRGELQFSEVSVDESTGSVRLRAVFPNPNQDLLPGLFVRAKVNWGAAENVFMVPQQAVVRRPDGSAFVWAVGQDGKAAQKTVSAERAIGDKWLVTQGVAPGDRVVVEGIQKVAPGAQVNAVALDAGQPGAVAQAEDAR
- a CDS encoding efflux RND transporter permease subunit; translation: MSKYFIDRPVFAWVIAIVIMLAGGLSILGLPIEQYPSIAPPSIRINATYPGASAQTLEGTVTQVIEQQMNGLDHLRYISSNSDSSGTAQITLTFNPEADPDIAQVQVQNKLQLAMPRLPQEVQQQGVQVTKGNNTFLMVMGFVSSDGTMPQDDIADFVASSVQDPISRVTGVGTVTLFGAQHAMRIWLDPNKLISYGLTTTDVVSAITAQNAEVSAGQLGGAPATPGQQLNATIIAQTRLQTPEEFSRILVRVNTDGSQIRLSDVARVEVGAENFTTVARYNGKPAAGMGISLATGANALDTAAAVRARIEELKPFFPAGVEVVYPYDTTPFVKLSIEGVVHTLLEAIVLVFAIMYLFLQNFRATLIPTIAVPVVLLGTFGVLAAAGFTINTLTMFAMVLAIGLLVDDAIVVVENVERVMAEEGLSPREATRKSMGQITGALIGIALVLSAVFVPMAFFGGSTGAIYRQFSLTVVSAMVLSVVVALVLTPALCATMLKPVKGHGQPRKGFFGWFNRSFDRGNVRYQRGVGHMIHRRGRYLLIYLLIVAGLGVLFVRLPAAFLPNEDQGILLTQMALPPGATLERTLETVEAVERHYLEDEKDYVNGIFAVAGFSFSGRGQNTAIAFANLKDWEVRGSDEGAVSAIAARAMASLSRVRDAMIFAFTPPAIIELGNATGFDMQLVDRGGLGHEALMQARGQILGLAAQNPSLVGVRPNGLDDNPQLRIDIDREKASALGLSLADINTTLTATWGSSYVNDFIENGRVKRVYLQADAPYRMLPSDLDRWYMRNAKGEMVPFSTFSTTHWDYGSPRLERFNGVSSINIQGQAAPGISSGEAMTIMEGLARQLPQGISFEWQGLSYEERLSGSQAPALYAISILVVFLCLAALYESWSIPASVILVVPLGVLGAVIAAHLRGLPNDVYFQVGLLTTIGLSAKNAILIVEFAKDMHDEGMDLLEATIEACRQRLRPILMTSFAFILGVLPLAISTGAGSGSQNAIGVGVMGGMISATVLAIFFVPVFFVAVLKLVARWAPKGRQGTPEPAQAD